One genomic window of Helicobacter canis includes the following:
- a CDS encoding O-acetylhomoserine aminocarboxypropyltransferase/cysteine synthase family protein yields the protein MLESTFHPSTLALHAGYGYDSQRTLSVPIYQSSSFRFDSSDQAGRRFALEELGNIYSRLSNPTTDVLANRLAQVDGGGFGVVTASGASALFYAFVNLAQAGDNILYANKIYGGTQTLLVHTLKRFGIETRCFDVDDLSTLEPLIDENTKAIFFESLSNPQISIPDICAITELAKRHRLATICDNTIAPMIFRPFDFGIDIAVYSCTKYINGHGSGLGGAIIERKGLNELLIDNPRYSVFNTPDPSYHGLVYASLPYPIYGMRLILEWLRNIGASLSPHNAWIHLQGLETLELRLQKHSQNALEIATFLESHPKVKQVEYPALESSPYYARFKQYFTSGYASGLFSFELESYEKAKALCDRLKLFCITANIGDSKSLVIHPASTTHSQLSQSELLSAGISPACVRVSVGLESSADLINDLAQALE from the coding sequence ATGCTAGAATCCACTTTCCACCCAAGCACGCTAGCCCTGCACGCAGGCTATGGGTATGATTCCCAGCGCACTTTAAGCGTGCCGATTTATCAAAGTAGCTCCTTTCGCTTTGATTCAAGCGACCAAGCCGGCAGACGCTTTGCCCTAGAGGAGCTAGGCAATATCTACTCGCGCCTAAGCAACCCCACCACCGATGTCCTAGCCAATCGCCTAGCCCAAGTCGATGGCGGGGGATTTGGTGTCGTTACTGCGAGTGGGGCTAGCGCGCTGTTTTATGCCTTTGTCAATCTCGCCCAAGCAGGCGATAATATCCTCTATGCCAATAAAATCTATGGCGGCACGCAGACGCTTCTAGTGCATACACTCAAGCGATTTGGCATAGAGACTCGCTGCTTTGATGTCGATGATCTAAGCACGCTAGAGCCACTTATCGATGAAAACACTAAGGCGATTTTCTTTGAGTCGTTGTCCAATCCGCAGATTTCTATCCCAGATATTTGCGCTATCACCGAGCTTGCCAAGCGACACAGGCTTGCTACCATCTGTGATAACACCATAGCACCGATGATTTTCCGCCCCTTTGACTTTGGGATAGATATTGCCGTGTATAGCTGCACCAAGTATATCAACGGGCACGGCAGCGGACTAGGAGGAGCGATCATTGAAAGAAAGGGGCTAAATGAGCTGCTAATAGATAATCCCAGATATAGTGTCTTTAACACCCCAGATCCAAGCTATCACGGCTTAGTCTATGCGAGCCTGCCCTACCCTATCTATGGTATGCGGCTTATCCTAGAGTGGCTACGCAATATCGGGGCTAGTCTATCGCCGCATAATGCGTGGATCCACCTGCAAGGCTTAGAGACTTTGGAGCTGCGATTGCAAAAGCACAGCCAAAACGCCCTAGAAATCGCTACATTCCTAGAATCCCACCCCAAAGTCAAGCAAGTAGAATACCCTGCCCTAGAGTCCAGCCCCTACTATGCGCGATTCAAGCAGTATTTCACAAGCGGCTATGCGAGTGGGCTTTTTAGCTTTGAGCTAGAGAGCTATGAGAAGGCGAAGGCATTGTGCGATAGGCTAAAGCTCTTTTGTATCACGGCAAATATCGGCGACTCTAAATCGCTTGTGATCCACCCAGCTTCCACCACGCACTCCCAGCTCTCCCAGAGCGAGCTGCTCTCAGCGGGGATCTCGCCTGCGTGTGTGCGTGTGTCGGTGGGGTTAGAGTCTAGCGCGGATTTAATCAATGACCTAGCGCAGGCTTTGGAGTAG
- the metA gene encoding homoserine O-succinyltransferase: MPIIIPKTIPAFSTLQERIFVMDTERATTQDIRPLEILLCNLMPTKIETENQLLSLLANSPLQVRITLLATQSYIGKNTPQSHLERFYKYFSEIAHKRFDGAIITGAPIEHLAFEEVQYWEELRGIMDFLRANVTSTMYLCWGAMAGLYHFHKIQKHALSSKCFGIFAHKQCAASPLLMGLDDEVLMPHSRHSGIDESAVARADDLCVLLAGEQSGATMLKDSKDVFILGHPEYAKDTLDKEYKRDQANGLNTPKPTGYYAPNGEIMFQWRSSASVIFSNWLNLVYQDTPFLL, encoded by the coding sequence ATGCCTATCATTATCCCAAAGACTATCCCCGCATTTAGCACCTTGCAGGAGCGGATTTTTGTGATGGACACAGAGCGTGCCACCACGCAAGACATACGCCCGCTAGAGATTTTGCTCTGCAATCTTATGCCTACAAAAATCGAGACAGAAAATCAGCTCCTATCCCTCCTAGCAAACTCGCCCCTGCAAGTGCGCATCACACTGCTTGCCACGCAGAGCTACATCGGCAAAAATACCCCCCAATCCCACCTAGAGAGATTCTACAAATACTTTAGCGAGATTGCGCATAAACGCTTTGATGGCGCGATCATCACAGGTGCGCCTATCGAGCATTTGGCGTTTGAAGAAGTGCAGTATTGGGAGGAGCTTAGGGGGATTATGGACTTTTTGCGTGCTAATGTAACAAGCACGATGTATCTGTGCTGGGGGGCTATGGCTGGGCTATATCACTTCCACAAGATTCAAAAGCACGCCCTATCTAGCAAGTGCTTTGGGATCTTTGCCCATAAGCAGTGTGCCGCTTCGCCGCTGCTTATGGGGCTAGATGATGAAGTGCTTATGCCTCACTCACGCCATAGCGGCATTGATGAAAGCGCAGTGGCTAGGGCAGATGATCTGTGTGTGCTTTTAGCAGGGGAGCAAAGCGGGGCTACAATGCTTAAAGATAGCAAAGATGTCTTTATCCTAGGGCACCCAGAATACGCCAAAGATACGCTAGATAAAGAATACAAGCGCGATCAAGCAAATGGGCTAAACACGCCAAAGCCCACAGGGTATTACGCGCCAAATGGAGAGATTATGTTTCAGTGGCGATCAAGTGCGAGCGTGATTTTTAGTAATTGGCTAAATCTCGTCTATCAAGATACGCCATTTTTGCTTTAA
- the era gene encoding GTPase Era — protein sequence MDSRSKAILVSLRGSEATQALHKQKVDSSVCENRANFIYDSVLFIAKSLLCFIRKKKTRDTARRKPMFLQKKVYPHPAPLNPKRKRSFFRNSNRFFFLQSRGEPRTSASSTRAVAGHYCPPYSRARAPRSGRESVAPCGAIEKMDSASAESVDRHALQSKARDDRKSNKSKQNTKDSRKNTQILKTLQNENTESVFDTNAAGGRKMDSTQNAQNLNNSQAAKPTPAPNPSDSKIEAQNLNESAKDSRICDEKSGLFKRVQGRILGVCNRSARAEIADLSRKAESTSKAESPLTPKTQKAGFIGVVGRPNTGKSSLLNLLVGEHLALISHKANATRNTMRFIVPYTTKDRTACQMIFVDTPGLHKREKLLNQFMLEAALKTMRDCDVCVFMASVFDDTKQYEEFLELLYANDSHKKHILVINKTDMLPPKKLLGVLEKYAKFSDKFSALIPISVKKSHNITELLESIAKLLPDSPPLFDEDEMTTHTMREIAKEMVRQSIFENLSDEIPYESDVIVTEFFYKPRTRDSVLGKHSADFGDSRAVITDKVTPTLESPKNSKSPTAKRSFFRKQGIPLAARRCFFRKQATAVQGGGTQAGFFRTPRILKEDDLGKCEKSAENKNQPQSKKVDSRGNALLSSLRADLSAWQSTQKSTTTLESTFATTNAPMHIAHIYANIYVLKPSQKRIIIGQNGSTIKRIGAAARESIERILGERVFLRLQVIVDKQWAKNANNLKSFGYNLQLQQSK from the coding sequence ATGGATTCTAGGAGTAAAGCGATTTTAGTGTCATTGCGAGGGAGCGAAGCGACCCAAGCTTTACACAAACAAAAAGTGGATTCTAGTGTATGTGAAAATCGCGCCAATTTCATCTACGATTCAGTTCTATTTATCGCAAAAAGCTTGCTCTGTTTTATCCGCAAAAAGAAAACAAGGGACACCGCTCGGCGCAAGCCGATGTTTCTTCAGAAAAAGGTTTATCCCCACCCCGCTCCCCTTAACCCAAAAAGAAAGCGTAGCTTCTTTAGAAACAGCAACCGCTTTTTCTTTTTGCAATCAAGGGGAGAGCCTCGCACTTCCGCTTCTAGCACTCGCGCGGTGGCGGGACACTACTGCCCGCCTTACTCCCGCGCTCGCGCACCACGAAGCGGGCGAGAATCGGTTGCGCCTTGCGGCGCGATTGAAAAGATGGATTCTGCTAGCGCAGAATCTGTGGATCGCCACGCCTTGCAGAGCAAGGCTCGCGATGACAGAAAAAGTAACAAATCTAAACAAAACACAAAGGATTCTAGGAAAAACACTCAAATTCTCAAAACGCTGCAGAATGAAAACACAGAAAGCGTGTTTGATACAAACGCCGCAGGCGGCAGAAAAATGGATTCTACTCAAAACGCCCAAAATCTAAACAACTCGCAGGCGGCAAAGCCAACGCCCGCACCAAACCCTAGCGATTCTAAGATTGAAGCTCAAAATTTAAACGAGTCTGCAAAGGATTCTAGGATTTGCGATGAGAAATCGGGGCTTTTCAAGCGCGTGCAAGGGCGCATACTTGGCGTATGTAACCGAAGCGCGCGCGCAGAAATCGCCGATTTATCGCGCAAAGCCGAATCCACCAGCAAAGCTGAATCGCCCCTAACGCCCAAAACACAAAAAGCGGGGTTTATTGGAGTTGTAGGTCGCCCCAATACCGGCAAATCCAGCTTGCTCAATTTGCTTGTAGGCGAGCATTTAGCCCTGATCTCACACAAGGCAAATGCCACGCGCAATACTATGCGCTTTATTGTCCCCTATACTACAAAGGATCGCACCGCTTGCCAGATGATCTTTGTGGATACGCCTGGACTTCACAAACGCGAAAAGCTTTTAAATCAATTTATGCTAGAGGCTGCGCTAAAGACTATGCGCGATTGCGATGTGTGCGTGTTTATGGCTTCAGTCTTTGATGATACAAAGCAGTATGAGGAGTTTTTAGAGCTATTGTATGCTAATGACTCACATAAAAAACATATCCTTGTCATCAACAAAACCGATATGCTCCCGCCTAAAAAGCTCCTAGGCGTGCTTGAAAAATATGCAAAATTTAGCGATAAATTTAGCGCACTTATCCCCATAAGTGTGAAAAAATCACATAATATTACCGAGCTGCTAGAATCCATAGCCAAGCTGCTGCCAGACTCGCCGCCGCTTTTTGATGAAGATGAGATGACGACCCACACAATGCGCGAAATCGCTAAAGAAATGGTGCGTCAAAGTATCTTTGAGAATCTAAGCGATGAGATCCCTTATGAGAGTGATGTGATTGTAACGGAGTTTTTTTATAAGCCTCGCACAAGGGATTCGGTCTTGGGCAAGCATTCCGCAGATTTTGGGGATTCTAGGGCAGTCATTACCGACAAGGTAACTCCTACCCTAGAATCCCCAAAAAACTCCAAAAGCCCCACCGCAAAGCGAAGCTTCTTTAGAAAACAAGGGATACCGCTCGCCGCTAGGCGATGTTTCTTTAGAAAACAAGCGACAGCGGTGCAAGGCGGGGGCACGCAAGCAGGTTTCTTTAGAACTCCTAGAATCCTTAAAGAAGATGATCTGGGCAAGTGTGAAAAATCTGCTGAAAATAAAAACCAGCCGCAAAGTAAAAAAGTGGATTCTAGGGGCAACGCTCTTTTATCGTCATTGCGAGCCGACTTGTCGGCGTGGCAATCCACACAAAAATCTACCACTACCCTAGAATCCACTTTTGCAACCACCAATGCCCCTATGCATATTGCGCATATTTATGCCAATATCTATGTCCTAAAGCCATCGCAAAAGCGCATTATCATCGGGCAAAATGGCAGCACTATTAAGCGTATAGGCGCGGCTGCTAGGGAGAGTATCGAGCGGATTTTGGGCGAGCGGGTGTTTTTGCGTTTGCAGGTGATTGTCGATAAACAATGGGCAAAAAA
- the hslU gene encoding HslU--HslV peptidase ATPase subunit — MSPAEIVGFLDEYIIGQDDAKRAIALALRNRYRRMQLPKEVQEEITPKNILMIGSTGVGKTEIARRMARIMGLPFIKVEASKYTEVGFVGRDVESMIRDLVNASIALVQQESQQKSQEAIQAYIIDKIARLLLPALPKGVSDEKKRDYEQSLEKMRQKVRNGEVDHLQIDVEIHKQAESLDNGMPPDIARVQESIIKVLQREEKVKKSLSVKEAKLALVQEARDSVLDMEAIQAEGLRRAEQSGVVFIDEIDKIATSTKDSRLDPSKEGVQRDLLPIIEGSTISTKYGTLRTDYILFVAAGAFHLSKPSDLIPELQGRFPIRVELDSLSEEAMYAILTKTRNSLITQYQHLLSVDGVELVFEEEALRALAHFAYMANQKTEDIGARRLHTIIERVLEEISFNAQKYAGGKVAITKELVEEKLGLVVSSADMSRYIL, encoded by the coding sequence ATGAGCCCAGCGGAGATTGTAGGGTTTTTAGATGAATATATCATCGGGCAAGATGACGCTAAGCGTGCCATAGCCTTGGCACTGCGCAATCGCTACCGCAGAATGCAGCTGCCCAAAGAAGTGCAAGAAGAAATCACGCCCAAAAATATCCTAATGATCGGCTCCACAGGCGTGGGCAAAACCGAGATCGCGCGTAGAATGGCGAGAATTATGGGGCTGCCCTTTATCAAAGTAGAAGCGAGCAAATACACAGAAGTGGGCTTTGTGGGGCGCGATGTAGAGTCGATGATACGCGATCTAGTCAATGCCTCTATTGCCTTAGTGCAGCAAGAATCCCAGCAAAAAAGCCAAGAAGCCATACAAGCATATATCATCGATAAAATCGCCCGCCTGCTGCTCCCAGCTCTGCCAAAGGGTGTGAGTGATGAGAAAAAGCGCGATTATGAGCAAAGCCTAGAAAAAATGCGCCAAAAGGTGCGAAATGGCGAAGTGGATCATTTACAAATCGATGTAGAGATCCACAAGCAAGCAGAATCGCTAGATAATGGTATGCCACCAGATATTGCTAGGGTGCAAGAATCTATCATCAAGGTCTTGCAGCGCGAAGAGAAGGTCAAAAAGTCTCTTAGCGTCAAAGAAGCCAAGCTAGCCCTAGTGCAAGAGGCGCGTGATAGCGTGCTTGATATGGAGGCAATCCAAGCAGAGGGCTTGCGCAGAGCAGAGCAGAGTGGGGTGGTGTTTATCGATGAGATTGACAAAATCGCCACAAGCACGAAAGACTCTCGCCTAGATCCTAGCAAAGAGGGCGTGCAGCGCGATTTGCTGCCAATTATCGAGGGCAGCACGATTAGCACCAAATACGGCACGCTCCGCACAGACTATATACTCTTTGTCGCGGCAGGGGCGTTTCATTTAAGCAAGCCAAGTGATCTTATCCCAGAATTACAGGGGCGATTCCCCATCCGCGTGGAGCTAGATAGCTTGAGTGAAGAAGCGATGTATGCGATCTTGACCAAAACGCGCAACTCACTCATCACGCAATATCAGCATTTGCTGAGTGTAGATGGCGTGGAGCTGGTGTTTGAGGAAGAAGCCTTGCGTGCGTTAGCGCATTTTGCCTATATGGCAAACCAAAAGACAGAAGACATCGGTGCTAGGCGGCTGCATACGATTATAGAGCGCGTGCTAGAAGAGATTAGCTTCAATGCGCAGAAGTATGCTGGGGGTAAGGTGGCGATCACCAAAGAGCTTGTGGAGGAGAAGCTGGGCTTGGTGGTGAGTAGTGCTGATATGTCGCGGTATATTTTATGA
- the hslV gene encoding ATP-dependent protease subunit HslV produces the protein MFEATTILAYCGEYQGKRVAVIGGDGQVSFGNCVMKGNAKKIRTLYNGQILSGFAGSTADAFSLFESFERILEGRKGDLMRSVVEFAKQWRSDKYLRKLEAMMIVLNRDNLFILSGTGDVLEPEDGKIAAIGSGGNYALSAARALDRHASIEPKELVTQSLHIAGELCIYTNTNISILELA, from the coding sequence ATGTTTGAAGCGACAACGATACTTGCGTATTGTGGAGAGTATCAGGGCAAGCGCGTGGCAGTCATCGGCGGCGATGGGCAGGTGAGCTTTGGTAATTGCGTGATGAAGGGCAATGCCAAAAAAATCCGCACGCTTTATAACGGACAGATTCTAAGCGGATTTGCAGGAAGCACGGCAGATGCGTTTAGCTTGTTTGAGTCGTTTGAGCGGATTTTAGAGGGGAGGAAGGGGGATTTAATGCGCTCTGTGGTGGAGTTTGCCAAGCAGTGGCGCAGTGATAAATATCTGCGCAAGCTTGAAGCGATGATGATCGTGCTAAATAGGGATAATCTCTTTATCCTAAGTGGGACAGGCGATGTGCTAGAGCCAGAAGATGGCAAGATCGCTGCCATTGGTAGCGGGGGGAACTACGCTCTAAGCGCGGCTAGGGCGTTAGATCGGCACGCTAGCATAGAGCCAAAGGAGCTTGTTACGCAGTCGTTGCATATAGCAGGTGAGCTATGTATCTATACTAATACAAATATTTCTATTTTGGAGCTTGCATAA